The nucleotide sequence TGATTATAAATCCTAGTGGAATTACATACGCATATATTTTCCCAAAGGTTTGTAATGCTTTTTTACGTCCTGCAGTAGAACCCATTGATTGAAATGCCGAGGTGAACCCATGTAATAAGTGTAAAGCTAGAAATATAAAGGCTAACACATAAGCACCAACTCTGGCTGGGCTTAAAAATTTATGCTGTAGCTCATCAAAATATCTAAACTCTTGTGTTACAGCAATCATACCTGTCATGTCTCCTTCAAGATACTTTACTTTCATTTCTGGAAACCAAAAATCTATGAAGTGTAATACTAAAAAAGCCAAAATAACAAGCCCACTGTAAATCATGTTTCTACTAATCCAGGTAGAGTTAGCTGCACCATTATTTTTGGCATACTTTACGCCAATCGCTTTTCTGTTTTTTAGCTCTAAAATAAAGCCCATAACGAAATGAAAAATAACCCCAAAAATTAATACAGGCTGCAATGCCAATTGTATTAGAGGATTGGTTCCCATAAAGTGTGAAAGCTGATTGAAAAGTTCAACACTAAAAAGTGAAGTGATGTTAACAGCTAAATGTATTATTAAGAAAAACATTAAGAAGAAAGCAGACAAAGCCATAGCTACTTTTCTTCCAATCGAAGATTTAAAAAATCCACTCATAATGTATTGTAGTTTATAAGTTGCTACAAAAATACTTCAGGGCAAAGGTTCTAACAAAAACATTCGTCATGTTTTTGTTATTTAGAATGGTTTTAATTTAGAGATTAAATCTTGGGTTGACAATAGAGTTGTAAATCGACCCAAATGAATAATTAAAACCAATGTTAAATGAAAAATTATAACCAGATTCAAGCTGCTGTTGTTGTAATAATAATTCTTCTAATGAGACATCTCCTGCAGGTATGTTAATTTGATTTCTAGTAATACTATAATTGCCTCCAACATTAAAATTAAAACCTTTGAATAGTCTTACATTTGTTCTAAAATTAAAGTTCAAAGCATTTAGAGTTGAATCGTGTAAATATTGATCAAACGATATTCTGCCGTTAAGATCTCCCCATTCTTGTCTTATACTTCCACCAAACATGATAGAATGTTCCCATAAATATTCAGCGTCTTTGGCATACACAGATCGTTCAATATAATCGTTATATCTTACACCATTACTATAATTAAGAATTAATTGTTTTTTTGCTGAATCTTCATATTTGAAAAAGTTATATTCTAATGCTGGTTTTAAATTCCAATATAAATCAAAATTGTTATATGTTGATGTGCCAATTCCACCAAAAGCACCATAAGACCA is from Pontimicrobium sp. SW4 and encodes:
- a CDS encoding succinate dehydrogenase cytochrome b subunit — encoded protein: MSGFFKSSIGRKVAMALSAFFLMFFLIIHLAVNITSLFSVELFNQLSHFMGTNPLIQLALQPVLIFGVIFHFVMGFILELKNRKAIGVKYAKNNGAANSTWISRNMIYSGLVILAFLVLHFIDFWFPEMKVKYLEGDMTGMIAVTQEFRYFDELQHKFLSPARVGAYVLAFIFLALHLLHGFTSAFQSMGSTAGRKKALQTFGKIYAYVIPLGFIIIAVWHHFNHL